A window of Cucurbita pepo subsp. pepo cultivar mu-cu-16 chromosome LG06, ASM280686v2, whole genome shotgun sequence contains these coding sequences:
- the LOC111797518 gene encoding trihelix transcription factor GT-2-like — MEVDSGEAVVAAAADEAVETHEEVSGGGGGGGGGGSNSGEEEKGLSFGGNRWPRQETLALLKIRSDMGVAFRDATHKAPLWDEVSRKLRELGFNRTPKKCKEKFENVYKYHKRTKEARGGKSNNSKKIYRFSDELEAFNHISFQSHHRQVAATPSHYDQPGKITTDTIISTMNNSLPPKPSNPLSNFPNMALNVMFSSSTSSSTASEEDPFRSRRRRRKKRKWSDFFLRLTKEVIEKQEGLQLKFLEALERIENQRKLRDEAWRIKEMKRVNQEHEVLVQEMSIAAAKDAAVVALLQKISPFPSPPPPPPPPPSTRPQDGEIRPSRWPKEEIEALIRVRTRMEMKYEENGAKGLVWEEISTAMRGFGYNRSSKRCKEKWENINKYFKKVKDSNKKRPEDAKTCPYYHQLDAIYKEKEKGMSFDINSQMEPLMVEPEQQWPPPFQVNQIMGNQEEEEEEEEESSSTEGLQSSISI; from the exons ATGGAAGTGGACTCCGGCGAGGcggtggtggcggcggcggcggacgAGGCGGTGGAGACCCACGAAGAAGTtagcggtggcggtggcggtggcggcggcggaggatcGAATtcgggtgaagaagaaaaggggttGTCTTTTGGTGGGAACCGATGGCCTAGACAAGAGACTTTGGCTTTGTTGAAGATAAGATCCGATATGGGCGTAGCTTTTAGAGATGCTACTCATAAAGCTCCATTATGGGATGAAGTTTCAAG GAAGCTAAGGGAGCTTGGATTCAATAGAACTCCAAAGAAATGCaaagagaaatttgagaatGTTTATAAGTATCACAAGAGAACCAAAGAAGCTCGAGGTGGGAAATCCAATAATAGCAAAAAGATTTATAGGTTTTCTGATGAATTGGAGGCTTTTAAtcacatttcatttcaatctCACCACCGGCAAGTGGCGGCGACACCGTCGCATTACGATCAACCGGGGAAAATAACCACCGATACTATTATATCGACGATGAACAATTCATTACCACCAAAACCCTCAAACCCTCTTTCCAATTTCCCAAACATGGCGCTTAACGTGATGTTTTCGAGCTCGACGTCGTCGTCAACCGCATCGGAGGAAGATCCGTTCCGAAgtagaaggaggaggaggaagaagagaaaatggagTGATTTCTTCTTGAGGTTAACAAAGGAGGTAATAGAGAAGCAAGAAGGGCTTCAATTAAAATTCTTAGAAGCCTTGGAGAGAATagagaatcaaagaaaattaagagatGAAGCatggagaatcaaagaaatgaaaagggttAATCAAGAACATGAAGTTTTAGTTCAAGAGATGTCGATAGCCGCCGCGAAAGACGCCGCGGTCGTTGCATTGTTACAGAAGATATCTCCATTCCCATctccgccaccgccaccaccaccgccaccatCGACTCGTCCTCAAGACGGGGAGATAAGGCCGTCGAGATGGCcaaaggaagaaattgaagcATTGATAAGGGTTAGAACAAGAATGGAAATGAAGTATGAAGAGAATGGTGCAAAAGGGTTAGTGTGGGAAGAGATATCAACAGCCATGAGAGGGTTTGGATACAATAGAAGCTCAAAGAGATGCAAAGAGAAATGGGAGAACATAAACAAATACTTCAAAAAGGTGAAAGATAGCAACAAGAAGAGGCCAGAAGATGCCAAGACATGTCCTTACTATCACCAATTGGATGCTATCTataaagagaaggaaaaaggcaTGAGCTTTGATATCAATAGCCAAATGGAGCCATTGATGGTTGAGCCAGAGCAACAATGGCCGCCACCATTTCAGGTCAATCAAATCATGGGGAatcaagaggaagaagaagaagaagaagaagaaagtagtAGCACAGAAGGGTTGCAATCTTCAATAAGCATATGA